The proteins below come from a single Chrysoperla carnea chromosome 1, inChrCarn1.1, whole genome shotgun sequence genomic window:
- the LOC123305107 gene encoding keratin-associated protein 9-1-like → MANYLLIVVLTTILIVSIYAQCPPSSQMLNCSPTCIADSECSPGQKCCPNICNAKSCSQPSIKDKNSGYKAGSSNYLLIVVLTTMLIVNIYAQCPPSNQMLNCSPKCIADSECSPGQKCCPNICNTKSCSQPSIRDRNPGYKTRISGGTGTYCGNTKCNSFEKCGEDPITRKPKCVRA, encoded by the exons ATGG caaattatttattaattgttgtcTTAACAACAATTCTTATTGTAAGCATTTATGCACAATGTCCTCCATCCAGTCAAATGTTAAATTGTAGTCCAACGTGTATTGCTGATTCAGAATGTTCACCAGGACAAAAATGTTGTCCAAATATTTGTAATGCAAAATCTTGTTCTCAACCAAGTATTAAAGATAAGAATTCAGGATATAAAGCTGGCTCAT caaattatttattaattgttgttTTAACAACAATgcttattgtaaatatttatgcaCAATGTCCTCCATCCAATCAAATGTTAAATTGTAGTCCAAAGTGTATTGCTGATTCAGAATGTTCACCAGGCCAAAAATGTTGTCCAAATATTTGTAATACAAAATCTTGTTCTCAACCAAGTATTAGAGATAGGAATCCAGGATATAAAACAAGAATAT CTGGTGGAACTGGAACCTATTGTGGAAACACTAAATGTAATTCCTTTGAAAAATGTGGAGAAGATCCAATAACAAGAAAACCAAAATGTGTCCGTGCATAA